In Astatotilapia calliptera chromosome 23, fAstCal1.2, whole genome shotgun sequence, a genomic segment contains:
- the LOC113016055 gene encoding tubulin alpha-1D chain-like isoform X3, which produces MRECISVHVGQAGAQIGNACWELYCLEHGIQPDGQMPSDKTIGGGDDSFNTFFSETGAGKHVPRAVFVDLEPTVIDEVRTGTYRQLFHPEQLITGKEDAANNYARGHYTIGKEIIDLVLDRIRKLADQCTGLQGFLIFHSFGGGTGSGFTSLLMERLSVDYGKKSKLEFAIYPAPQVSTAVVEPYNSILTTHTTLEHSDCAFMVDNEAIYDICRRNLDIERPTYTNLNRLIGQIVSSITASLRFDGALNVDLTEFQTNLVPYPRIHFPLATYAPVISAEKAYHEQLSVAEITNACFEPANQMVKCDPRHGKYMACCLLYRGDVVPKDVNAAIATIKTKRTIQFVDWCPTGFKVGINYQPPTVVPGGDLAKVQRAVCMLSNTTAIAEAWARLDHKFDLMYAKRAFVHWYVGEGMEEGEFSEAREDMAALEKDYEEVGTDSVGEEDEGEEY; this is translated from the exons ATG CGTGAGTGTATCTCTGTCCATGTTGGCCAAGCCGGTGCCCAGATAGGCAATGCATGCTGGGAGCTGTACTGCCTGGAGCACGGCATCCAGCCGGATGGTCAGATGCCCAGTGACAAGACCATTGGAGGAGGAGATGACTCCTTCAACACCTTCTTCAgtgaaacgggagctggaaaaCATGTTCCCAGGGCTGTCTTTGTGGACCTGGAACCAACTGTCATTG ATGAAGTCCGTACAGGAACCTACCGCCAGCTCTTCCACCCCGAGCAGCTCATCACTGGAAAGGAAGATGCAGCCAACAACTACGCCCGAGGTCACTACACCATCGGGAAAGAGATCATTGACCTGGTTCTTGACAGAATTCGTAAACTG GCTGACCAGTGCACAGGGCTGCAGGGTTTCCTCATCTTCCACTCCTTTGGAGGAGGAACTGGCTCGGGTTTCACCTCTCTGCTCATGGAGCGTCTCTCTGTTGACTACGGCAAGAAGTCAAAGCTAGAATTCGCCATCTATCCAGCTCCTCAAGTGTCCACAGCTGTGGTGGAGCCCTACAACTCCATCCTGACCACCCACACCACCCTGGAGCACTCTGACTGTGCCTTCATGGTGGACAATGAGGCCATCTATGACATCTGCCGCAGGAACCTGGACATCGAGCGTCCCACCTACACCAATCTCAACAGGCTGATTGGTCAGATCGTCTCCTCCATCACCGCCTCCCTTCGCTTCGATGGAGCCTTGAACGTGGACCTGACAGAGTTCCAGACCAACCTGGTGCCCTACCCTCGCATCCACTTCCCTCTAGCCACCTATGCCCCTGTTATCTCAGCAGAGAAGGCCTATCACGAGCAGCTCTCTGTAGCTGAGATCACCAATGCCTGCTTCGAGCCGGCCAATCAGATGGTGAAGTGTGACCCTCGCCATGGAAAGTACATGGCCTGCTGCCTTCTGTACCGTGGTGATGTGGTACCCAAAGATGTGAATGCCGCCATTGCCACCATCAAGACGAAACGCACCATTCAGTTTGTGGACTGGTGTCCTACAGGTTTCAAGGTGGGCATCAACTACCAGCCCCCCACCGTGGTTCCTGGAGGAGACCTGGCCAAAGTGCAGAGAGCCGTGTGCATGCTGAGCAACACCACTGCCATCGCAGAGGCCTGGGCTCGACTCGACCACAAGTTCGATCTGATGTACGCCAAGAGGGCCTTCGTCCACTGGTATGTGGGAGAGGGAATGGAGGAGGGAGAGTTCTCAGAGGCCAGAGAGGACATGGCTGCCCTGGAGAAGGATTATGAGGAG
- the LOC113016293 gene encoding tubulin alpha-1D chain-like, with the protein MRECLSVHVGQAGVQMGNACWELYCLEHGIQPDGQTPSDKTIGGGDDSFNTFFSETGAGKHVPRAVFVDLEPTVIDEVRTGTYRQLFHPEQLITGKEDAANNYARGHYTIGKEIIDLVLDRIRKLADQCTGLQGFLIFHSFGGGTGSGFTSLLMERLSVDYGKKSKLEFAIYPAPQVSTAVVEPYNSILTTHTTLEHSDCAFMVDNEAIYDICRRNLDIERPTYTNLNRLIGQIVSSITASLRFDGALNVDLTEFQTNLVPYPRIHFPLATYAPVISAEKAYHEQLSVAEITNACFEPANQMVKCDPRHGKYMACCLLYRGDVVPKEVNAAIATIKTKRTIQFVDWCPTGFKVGINYQPPTVVPGGDLAKVQRAVCMLSNTTAIAEAWARLDHKFDLMYAKRAFVHWYVGEGMEEGEFSEAREDMAALEKDYEEVGTDSIGDEGEGEE; encoded by the exons ATG CGGGAGTGCCTCTCTGTTCATGTTGGCCAGGCAGGCGTCCAGATGGGAAACGCATGCTGGGAGCTGTACTGCCTGGAGCACGGCATCCAGCCGGATGGTCAGACGCCCAGTGACAAGACAATCGGGGGAGGAGATGACTCCTTCAACACCTTCTTCAGTGAAACCGGGGCTGGAAAACATGTTCCCAGGGCTGTCTTTGTGGACCTGGAACCAACTGTCATTG ATGAAGTCCGTACAGGAACCTACCGGCAGCTCTTCCACCCCGAGCAGCTTATCACTGGAAAAGAAGATGCAGCCAACAACTACGCCCGAGGTCACTACACCATCGGCAAAGAGATCATTGACCTGGTTCTTGACAGAATTCGTAAACTG GCTGACCAGTGCACAGGGCTGCAGGGTTTCCTCATCTTCCACTCCTTTGGAGGAGGAACTGGCTCCGGTTTCACCTCTCTGCTCATGGAGCGTCTCTCCGTTGACTACGGCAAGAAGTCAAAGCTAGAATTCGCCATCTATCCAGCTCCTCAAGTGTCCACAGCTGTGGTGGAGCCCTACAACTCCATCCTGACCACCCACACCACCCTGGAGCACTCTGACTGTGCCTTCATGGTGGACAATGAGGCCATCTATGACATCTGCCGCAGGAACCTGGACATCGAGCGTCCCACCTACACCAACCTCAACAGGCTGATTGGTCAGATCGTCTCCTCAATCACAGCCTCCCTTCGCTTTGATGGAGCCTTGAATGTGGACCTGACAGAGTTCCAGACCAACCTGGTGCCCTACCCTCGCATCCACTTCCCTCTGGCCACCTATGCCCCTGTTATCTCAGCAGAGAAGGCCTATCATGAGCAGCTCTCTGTAGCTGAGATCACCAATGCCTGCTTCGAGCCAGCCAATCAGATGGTGAAGTGTGACCCTCGCCATGGAAAGTACATGGCCTGCTGCCTTCTGTACCGTGGTGACGTGGTTCCTAAAGAAGTGAACGCCGCCATTGCCACCATCAAGACGAAACGCACCATTCAGTTTGTGGACTGGTGTCCTACAGGTTTCAAGGTGGGCATCAACTACCAGCCCCCCACCGTGGTTCCTGGAGGAGACCTGGCCAAGGTGCAGAGAGCAGTGTGCATGCTGAGCAACACCACTGCCATCGCAGAGGCCTGGGCTCGACTCGACCACAAGTTCGATCTGATGTACGCCAAGAGGGCCTTCGTCCACTGGTATGTGGGAGAGGGAATGGAGGAAGGAGAGTTCTCAGAGGCCAGAGAGGACATGGCTGCCCTGGAGAAGGATTATGAGGAGGTGGGAACCGACAGCATCGGCGatgagggagagggggaggagtAA
- the LOC113016055 gene encoding tubulin alpha-1A chain-like isoform X1, translated as MRECISVHVGQAGAQIGNACWELYCLEHGIQPDGQMPSDKTIGGGDDSFNTFFSETGAGKHVPRAVFVDLEPTVIDEVRTGTYRQLFHPEQLITGKEDAANNYARGHYTIGKEIIDLVLDRIRKLADQCTGLQGFLIFHSFGGGTGSGFTSLLMERLSVDYGKKSKLEFAIYPAPQVSTAVVEPYNSILTTHTTLEHSDCAFMVDNEAIYDICRRNLDIERPTYTNLNRLIGQIVSSITASLRFDGALNVDLTEFQTNLVPYPRIHFPLATYAPVISAEKAYHEQLSVAEITNACFEPANQMVKCDPRHGKYMACCLLYRGDVVPKDVNAAIATIKTKRTIQFVDWCPTGFKVGINYQPPTVVPGGDLAKVQRAVCMLSNTTAIAEAWARLDHKFDLMYAKRAFVHWYVGEGMEEGEFSEAREDMAALEKDYEEVGTDSIGDEGEEEGEEF; from the exons ATG CGTGAGTGTATCTCTGTCCATGTTGGCCAAGCCGGTGCCCAGATAGGCAATGCATGCTGGGAGCTGTACTGCCTGGAGCACGGCATCCAGCCGGATGGTCAGATGCCCAGTGACAAGACCATTGGAGGAGGAGATGACTCCTTCAACACCTTCTTCAgtgaaacgggagctggaaaaCATGTTCCCAGGGCTGTCTTTGTGGACCTGGAACCAACTGTCATTG ATGAAGTCCGTACAGGAACCTACCGCCAGCTCTTCCACCCCGAGCAGCTCATCACTGGAAAGGAAGATGCAGCCAACAACTACGCCCGAGGTCACTACACCATCGGGAAAGAGATCATTGACCTGGTTCTTGACAGAATTCGTAAACTG GCTGACCAGTGCACAGGGCTGCAGGGTTTCCTCATCTTCCACTCCTTTGGAGGAGGAACTGGCTCGGGTTTCACCTCTCTGCTCATGGAGCGTCTCTCTGTTGACTACGGCAAGAAGTCAAAGCTAGAATTCGCCATCTATCCAGCTCCTCAAGTGTCCACAGCTGTGGTGGAGCCCTACAACTCCATCCTGACCACCCACACCACCCTGGAGCACTCTGACTGTGCCTTCATGGTGGACAATGAGGCCATCTATGACATCTGCCGCAGGAACCTGGACATCGAGCGTCCCACCTACACCAATCTCAACAGGCTGATTGGTCAGATCGTCTCCTCCATCACCGCCTCCCTTCGCTTCGATGGAGCCTTGAACGTGGACCTGACAGAGTTCCAGACCAACCTGGTGCCCTACCCTCGCATCCACTTCCCTCTAGCCACCTATGCCCCTGTTATCTCAGCAGAGAAGGCCTATCACGAGCAGCTCTCTGTAGCTGAGATCACCAATGCCTGCTTCGAGCCGGCCAATCAGATGGTGAAGTGTGACCCTCGCCATGGAAAGTACATGGCCTGCTGCCTTCTGTACCGTGGTGATGTGGTACCCAAAGATGTGAATGCCGCCATTGCCACCATCAAGACGAAACGCACCATTCAGTTTGTGGACTGGTGTCCTACAGGTTTCAAGGTGGGCATCAACTACCAGCCCCCCACCGTGGTTCCTGGAGGAGACCTGGCCAAAGTGCAGAGAGCCGTGTGCATGCTGAGCAACACCACTGCCATCGCAGAGGCCTGGGCTCGACTCGACCACAAGTTCGATCTGATGTACGCCAAGAGGGCCTTCGTCCACTGGTATGTGGGAGAGGGAATGGAGGAGGGAGAGTTCTCAGAGGCCAGAGAGGACATGGCTGCCCTGGAGAAGGATTATGAGGAGGTGGGAACTGACAGCATCGGCGatgaaggagaggaagagggggaggagTTTTAA